caactgtttttattttttacaatggCCACACACTTCATGCCACATTGTCATTCAACTTAAGAGGCTAATCTTGGTCTGTGTCATTCAAGTATGTCTTCTGAGTATACTAAGACGAACAAAGTGTCACTTGATAAGAAAACTTCGGTTGGAGATTCAGTTTGACTCAAAACAGATTCAGACGTGTTGTCCGTCATGAAAACAACTCTAATTTTACTTTCCACATGGTAAGTTATCACCTTCCAAAGCAATTCTAAAAGGGACCTTAAGGAAAATTTTacggaatttttttttgtctactaCATTTTATACCAAAGAGCATTCTTTTTATGTTCTAAgtattttgtgtatattttcccTTCAAAACTCATATGCCTGCTTCTTAAAAGAAGGGAAGTGCTGAAGTTCCTGTTTTTAATCACTGATCTTTGTCCTCAGTTAAAATAACTTctaaattactatattttaaacAAAGGTGCCAAAATCATGTCGAATTTATTTTTTAGTGCTTTTGCTATTATTGGAGAACTCAATAAACACTTTATCAAGGACAACTGTGGCAAAAAATGGAACTGACATGCAGAAGCCATTGGGACTTTTTATATAGTTATAAAACATCAGTTTATACATGAAGCAGTGCACTTCTCTGTGGTCTTGCAAGAAAACATGTTCGAGGCAAGCCTGTGCTCATGGGCTTGCACCAACCTCAGAAcagggagttgttgttgttaggtgccgtcgagttggctctgactcacaaatcctatgtacaacataatggaaacattgcctggtcctgcgccatcctcacaaccgttgctatgcttgagcccattgttgcagcccctgtatcAACctatctcgtcgagggtcttcctctttttcactgaccctctaccttaccaaacctAATAACCTTCTCCAGGGGCGGGGAGTATTTGTATGAATTCTCCCCTGGCATCACCCATCCTATTCACTGAAGCAATCTGATTCTCTGGTGATACAAAATCTTAGTTTCCAATCACTCACTAACAAAAAAGTTTTCTACAGTCTTacggaaaaaaaattaatttttgttgacATTTCTACCAAACAGTTTCTACCCATTAGGGACAAAACCTTTTACAATCACAGAAACACAAAACTTTGAGTAAACTGGTGCTCCAGAAAGATGAGGGATGGCTGCCGTGTGGCTGCGTCTCCTGTGTTGAGATTTCAGGTAGCACAGCACCAGAAGTGTGGGGTGAGCATTGGTCCCACAGAATCAGAATCCTCATGAAATAGACTTACCCAGATACCTTTTATATCAGCTTTATTCTGGTTGCAAAGATACAATTTATTTAGCTACTTAACATGGTATTTGTTCCCATTTGAAGTCTCATAGCTTGTTGCCATGTAAAACATTGCCTTCACTATCAAACTGCTATACAAGAACattataaaatacaaattataaaCTAAGATAATCTTCTTTACGGTATTCAGGTTAGTGCATTAAAACAACATTGATTAAAAAAGGCAAGTAAGTTAACTGGCAAAACATTCAATTCCTTTTCTAATGAAGAATGGTACAAAATGGTACACAAATTAAATGCTAAATTTTATGTGTTGGGTGCTCAAAAACAATATTCAGAGGAAAGTTACTTCCCCAAAGTAATTCTGACCCAAGGATACATATATAACCATAGTTCTATACAGCAttttacccgttgccatcgagtcgattccgactcatagtgaccctataggacagagtagaactgccccacagagtttccaaggagcgcctggtggattcaaactgccgaccttttggttagcagccgtagctcttatccactacgccaccagggtttcctctatacagcataaaccaaaaaaaccaaacccagtgccgttgagttgaatctgactcataccgaccgtacaggacagagtagaactgccccatagagtttccaaggagcgcctggtggatttgaactgctggccctttggtgagcagccgtagctcttaaccactatgccactagggtttcctctaTACAGCATAAAGGAAAGTAAACAATGACCTTCAAAGCCATAATGTATTTAAGATTTTTAGTGGAGTAACAAGTTGGAACCTTCAGAATCCAAACAAATACGTAATGATTTTTCATACTCTTCCTCCCAATTAAACATTTATAGTGACTACACTTTCCCTAGTAAACATCAGACTGAAAACGTGCCTATGTATAAACAATCTACCTTTAGTATTTTACCAAGCAATCTACGGCAAATACTTTATATACATTAGGAGTATGAGATATATTAGGTAATTATCCACTGAtttcattcaaaataaaaaaaggtctCAAGAGAAAACCaacaataaaagttaaatatgTAATTTGTCCTGTTGTGAGCCAGAAGAAAACAACagatatgctaattttttaaggGTATTGAGAGTATTTTCTCTGCTGGCCCAAATCGAAATCAGATTTGAGATACTTAATTGAAGTGACACAAATCTGGGTGCACGTATTCACAGTGACAGAGAAATACATTCAGAGCACAAACACCTTTAGTCTACTAATTCTCAGCACTTAAGTCagggtaaataaattataaaagaaaggTGGTATATACAATGTGGGCAAAAATCTAATAGTTATGAGATTGagaagcacagaagttctgccaGCAGTGATGTTTAGAAAACCTTTCAGTATTAGAAAACGCCAGATTTAATCCAAAGGAGCCCCGAGcccaaataaaaataacaaagtttGGGAACCATTCTTTACTTAATggctttataatttaaaaaaaaaaaaaaaaaaaatccacgatTGCAGGACTCTTCCTACATAATCTAGATAATGTAGCGCGATAGTGCATGCCTTTTGTAAGTTTAGCCTTTCTTAGTCACTCCCCATATGATGAGACCGATAATCACAACTCCAATGACAAGGACAGAAATGATGATGCACAGGGTTTTTCTGGATTTGCGCTGCagatgcaaaaacaaaaacaaagacatttttaCAGATTTAGTAGAACATTCCCACAGCAACTGAAAATGACCTGGTTCGTTCCTAGAATAAAATCAATAGTAGTGTATTCCCCTCACATTTCTGGCTGTATGTTTACCTCTCAAAAATCTCTTCAATACATATGGCACtattctttcaaaaaatattcTTCTTGAATTAATGCTGTAATTGAGAGAGGAGTTTTTCAACATTTGATGGTAATTTCTCTGGAGATGTGGTTGGGTTTAAAAAAGATGCAGAAATAAAAGTTACTATCTGGTGCCACAGACTGAAGTTACCTTTACAGGAAAATAAGGAACAGCTTAAAAAgcttatataatttttaatttaatagtcTCAAAATGCTACTCTCAATAATTGAGTTCCCTGAAACTATCGGCAAGTGTAAATGTGGCAACTATCCCTAAAATAAATTTATCAGTTTCTAAAATCATTCCTGTTATTTAGTATTAATAGAAACAGAATTCAACATCttaacatacaaataaaacaCAAAGAGCTAAAAATTATAATACTGTCATTGAAAATACAAAGGTTAACAATGTTGTTTCATTCTTCAATCCTGGTCCAGCTGTACATTTCCAAATTTCTTTAACGGCCTGTGTATCTCACAGCAGCATGCAGGAATTATTTTTCTTATGAAGTAGAAAAATTGGTAAATTTACTTTGTGTCAACTAGAATTACCATAGAATTTACCAAAAAAGGTATGTTTTGAAATCTGAAATGATCCTGACTCTATGTATTCATCTAGTTTTTCAACCAAATAATCCTCATGTATTAAATCAAACACAATTTCTCAAAAGTTTTAATATCATCATGCATAAATATTTTCCCAGACTCTGCCTGGTTACCACAGATACAGAGGTGATGTATCTTTATAAGCACTCACAGGTATTCCTCCACGGTATACGTGTGGCCTGGGGCACTCTCCCTAGTGTGGGGTAGTACGGTCTTCCAGTGCCGTAAGAGCACTGATCACCTTCTTGTATGCTCATGATTCATCCCAAGAATTCACAAGTGCCATATTTTGTAGATTCACAAGCTTAACAGCACGGTTTCCAAGTAGAATCATCAATTAGAAAGCTGTCTCTTTTTTCAGCACTTTTGTTGAATGCTCCTCTCCTCAGACCTGGAGGAGCTTGGGAAGCTGTGTTTTTTTCCCAGTATGGATATAGGCTCACTCTTACACAAGGAAGAGGAAAAGTAAACTTGGGAACACGTCTGCATTCCcccaaatccaaaaccaaaacaaaataacatgTAAGCCTAGTCACTGATGAATCCCGCTAAACATTTAGTTTGACcaattttttcaccaacaaatcCATGACCCTTGGCATTTATGGCTTACTATTTGTGTGAACATGTGTTTTCAACTATCCATGAGTGACACCTAAAGTCCATGGCATACTGTTACTAACTCCTCTGAGCTGCCTGTCTGAATTACATGCACGAAGCTGGCACACAGGAGTTGCTTAGTGACTAGGACTTGCTACAACTCAGCAATCTCTACATAGCTTTATTGTTTCCTAAATATCACTGCAATGATTTCTGCAGTACAAAAAAATGGCATTGCAATGAAAGGCAATTTCTAAGGTTAGTGAGACAAGCAAAAAGGAATTGAAAATATCTAAGAAGGTGACTGTATCATAGTTATTTTCTAAGAAGGTAACAAGGTCtgagaaaatattatttatgaaCAACAACCAAAACATGGAGTTTTAAAGGGAAATCAAATGCTATGGTGGTATTTAGGGATACTCAAAGAGCTTGGTCTTATCCTTGTTGAACATCAAAGGTCTACAAATTGTTTTATATATTAATAATTCAAGGTCCTAATATTTGTACAGTGCTTTATAtacaatttggagccctggtagtacagtggttaagagctcagctgctaaccaaaaggtcagcaattctaatccaccagccactccttggaaaccctacagggcagttctactctgccctatagggtcactaggagtcagaatcaactggacagcaatgggttggttttggttttagacatAATTTATATTTGACAGATACATACGGATTCCCTATATTAACCTGATCCACTTAAGAAATAAATTCATTCCTGGTAAAGTGTCTGCTGATTGCCGACAGAATACCTGACGGTCAGTGACAACCCAAGCTGATATAATTTCCATAGGATTTGATATAGATTTTTCTAGGACAAAGACCTTGCCTCTTTAGTCCAGAATGCAACTGACAGAAAAGAAAGTAAAGGCAAAAGGGAACAACAAGAAATGTAGGGAGAATACTATCAGAGagatgacaccagagatcaccaGCCACTAGCAAAGCCTAGAGCCCTCTGCTGCTACCCTAGGACTCTGAACACTAAACTTCATAGCCCTGAGGGTCACaaggctggttcaaacctaggaatatATGAGTTAAAACCAGTTCTAAACCGACTGGCATATTTCTGACCTCTCTTTCTTGGGATTTTAAGTGTTATTTAATATCTCCAGTCACTTAAAGCTGATTCTATTTTATCAACAATAACGAAAATTACACACACACTTAAGAAAAGTGATTTCAGTGAACATTACCTGGTAATCTGCCGCCCTGGATAGCTGCTGGTTTGCTTGCTGAACGTGTACCTCTGCACTTTCCACATTGGCTTCTATGCTGTCTTTAGAATAAAACACATGAACACAACTCTCTGTTAGATATGCATTGATGCTTCAGGAATACAGCTGCATAAATCATTACATTTCATTCAAGGTAAGATGACTATGCCCAATATTCGAAGGTTAATATTAGTAGTATATCAcaaagttgaattttttttctctttaagctggctatacttcttccctatactatttctcaagtggTTGAAGCATGACTTTGaagcattttattcattcatttctaaGACACTCGGATTCGCTTGGTTTTCTCCTTTATATCACTGgctattctttgtctttttttgttggttCTTCATCAGCTCTCTGAGCTCTAaatcagaggtcagcaaactttttctgtgaagagccagataataaatatttcaagCTTTGCAGGCCCTAAGATCTCCctcacaactactcagctctgcctttGTAGTACAAAACCAGCCATAGACAGTACATACATGAACGGATACAGTTTGCTGACCTCACTCTAAATGGTTATTGAACTCAGGGTTAAGTCCTCAGAGCCCTTACCTTCTCTCTCTACACTTTCATCCGAGGGTGATCTCATTCAAtcccatggctttaaataccatctatgtgcaaatgttgttgttgttagttgccagagagtcaatttcaactcacagtgatcacatgtgacagagtagaactgccccatagagttttctcgtctataatctttacgggctcagatcaccaggtcttttctcctgtggagccgttgggtgggtttgaactgctaaccttttggttaacagccaagcacttaactgttacgctgccagggctccttatgatgaCTCCCATATTTATACCCCAGGCCAGACTTCTTCCCTGGACCTAGATTATCTCCAATCGATattagtgctcagtaaatatttgttgagtgattgaatgaatgggttttttaaattttaccttgTGACGTCCTGGGGCTAGAGATGGGGTAAGAATGGTCACGTTATAGGTATATTAAACTAAAGGTGCAAGTATTTCAACTGAACTAAACTCGGAAAATATATTAAATGGATCTCTAAACACACACTGCTCCATGTTTCAAAATGGTAAAAATTATTAGGATCTTGATCAATGCTTATAATTATAATGTAAAAcaattacatttaaaatttaaagagaaTCTTAGTTATtgcttttttagttttgttttaaagaattttttaaaggaattccTATCAGCTAAGTAATACTGTTAAATTAATCTACCAATGAGCTATCAGAAGGAATGGTCAGGCAAATGGCTACCTAGTTCCTCCAATCTAAAAGACAAGATAGCGCACACAATTACAAGTAGTACAAGTTTCCCAGAAGTCACTGGGAAAGTGATGACAATCAAATTGGGATGTGACAGAAACCAGAGGCAGTGGAAATAAGCTAGAAGGACATTACAGGGCTCTTTCCATGGCCATAGTATCATTAAGTCTGGTGCTTATAAATGAAAGAAGCTGGTCATTTCAACTGGTAAGTGCCAAAAATGAGGTGTGTTTTAGATAAGGTCAAGGGTGATGCTCTGTTGTAGAGACTGTATTTCTGATTCTGGGGAGGGGTGGTAGGGGTGGGGGAGGACCAACAGAGGGTGAGGAAGCAGGGCCTCCACCCTGAGAAAGTTATCACAGGTAAACTGCATGTAGCTTGTTCCCAACTCACAAAATTAAATCAGTAGGGCTTACCTATCACATCTCCTTGTTCATGAATCATCATTCCCAaatctttaaatatttcattaatatcCATAATATCAGcctaagagaaaaaagaaaataatagcatTGTAATAAAAATTCAGCTTCTGCTCTacaaaaggggaaaatgaaaaaattctAAACCACCACTCACACATGTTAGCACAGATCTAGACTTGATCCATACGTTTtgggaatatagaaaaatagttTACTGTAAACAATCCTAAACAGGCCTTGAACAGGCATCGGTCCTTGAAAATAAGTCTATGACCTTAAAAATACCAGGAGAGACAGCAGAGGACCTATGATAGGGACAGGCAGAGATATATCCCTATCTATGACAGGACAGAGACAACTTTGTTTTATGCAACCTGGTAGTTTTATTTTATACAGTGCCTACTCAcaagaacatattcttattgtgACTTAATTCTAGTAATAATTCACATATCAAGTTGACATTTTAAAAGAATAGGACATACAGATTTAAAGTCTCAcattaataaatttgaaaatgcaATGGAATGATGGATAAAGAAGTTATAAACTTACTTTTCTTCAATATATAGTAGCTATTATTTCACCTGATTAAAGAGTAAAACGGAAATGTTTTATCAAGGGTGGGTGGGGGCAATTTATACAATCCCCCTGTGTCttggtttccacatctgtaaaacggTGATGGTGATAAGTTAACTAATTCATAGAGTTTTTGTAAGGACAAAATGACATAATTAACAAACAGGATTTATCACACAGTACCTAGTAGATGGAAAGCACTCAATAAACTGTTGCTACTATTAGCTATTACTAGCCTACTTTCTATAAAACAGATAGCTTCCACAGGAATTAAGATTCAATAAGCCCTTTAGATCGCTTTCATGTCAcagacataaaataaaacaattttaaatccCTCGTAAAAAGCCTTATTCATCCAGGTATGATGTGTATCGTGTGCCATGGGACACCATCCAGTCTCTCTGGACAGTCATTGATCTCTAGACTGATATTTTCTCAGTGCTAAGGTGACCTGAagatgactcaacaacaacaacaaaaattgggGTGGGGCGAGACGGTGAGGAATATGTGCTATCGTCTTAACACAAATACTAATGAGATTAGTATTTTTCTTCCTAAGCGAAATTATTCTAATTTATGTATTAGAAATGCTACCGCACTGAcatatttatttagttttccttTCTGGATCCCTCTTTCAGCATTATCTAAGGATCTTGAGGGAAAACTAATCACAGAGCATCAGCCCAACTCTACAAGCCTAAGGCTTACTTCGAGTTGCCTAATAGAAGACTCTCTCTCATGAAGCAGGCGGAGGTCATCCTCTGTAATTTCTTCATCCTGCACCTGCACTTGAGGTTGAGTTTGGCTAATAACAAAGAATAGGGAAAAAGGAAAGACTGGCATTAAAAACAATGGGACTTATCTCCTATCTAAGAAATACTAAGTGAAATATTTTGCTCTTCAAAATCAGAGAAccgttcacttaaaaaaaaagtcgaaAAATATAACAGGAATACTAAtcaagttttatttttcattccacTGATAACAGATACTATTTTACTTTACATAAAGGTTTTAgggctattatttatttattggaagCTGCACTTGGCAACTGGATATTTCTTCTTGGTTGAATTAAATCTCATAAAAGGGAATCATCTATTTTAACTAATAATTaagccaataaatatttatttggacTTACTTTTCCAATATAGCAATAATATTGTATAATTATCTAAAACTTCTTAATAAGCACTCAAATTTATTATCTGTATtcaatttataaataatttagGATAGATGTAATATTCATGAAAGTTCTATCTCTGTTCCAGGAAGTATTAATGTACCAACACATTTGAAAAAATTATCCTTTCATCTATATATGACTTGTGTTTTTTACCTTTCCCAGGATACAAGATTCCTTTCTTTTGAACTGTCCTCAGGAAAGCCACcctgaaaaatttaataacaagatggattgagaaGGGGCAAAGAAAAGCAAGAATAATAACCAAAAAGCTCTTACATTTTCCCTTATAAAATTCTAAACTGATTTATGTTCGTCCCTGGTtgtacagtgattaaagtgctcagctgctagccaaaaggtcagcggtttgaacccaccagcaactccgttggagaaagatgtgacagtctgcttctgtaaagattacagccttggaaaccttgtggggcagatctactctgttctaaagcgttgctaggagtcggaattgactcaaaggcagtgtaGTTTTGATTATGTACGTATGTGTACACCTatatggtgtgtatgtgtgtatacgtatTCTAAATACCCTTAGTGAATACCATGTTCATTTTTACAATGCATTTTTAAATACTTACAGATACTCTGGAACTGGCTCTTACTCGAGCAACAAactccttctctctctcagcAGCTTGCCTCTGAACCTTCTGAAAATTTGTCAGTGACGTTGTGAATTCAGCCACTAAGCGAtccttctgtatttttctttgacgctagagaaaaagggggaaaaaaactactAGAATCAAACTGTGAAGTTCTATGGGATTCACGAAAATAGTTTTCTCATTAGTgaggggtcgccatgggt
This is a stretch of genomic DNA from Elephas maximus indicus isolate mEleMax1 chromosome 1, mEleMax1 primary haplotype, whole genome shotgun sequence. It encodes these proteins:
- the STX7 gene encoding syntaxin-7, which gives rise to MSYTPGIGGDPVQLAQRISSNIQKITQCSVEIQRTLNQLGTPQDSPELRQQLQQKQQYTNQLAKETDKYIKEFGSLPTTPSEQRQRKIQKDRLVAEFTTSLTNFQKVQRQAAEREKEFVARVRASSRVSGGFPEDSSKERNLVSWESQTQPQVQVQDEEITEDDLRLLHERESSIRQLEADIMDINEIFKDLGMMIHEQGDVIDSIEANVESAEVHVQQANQQLSRAADYQRKSRKTLCIIISVLVIGVVIIGLIIWGVTKKG